A window of Callospermophilus lateralis isolate mCalLat2 chromosome 17, mCalLat2.hap1, whole genome shotgun sequence contains these coding sequences:
- the LOC143638119 gene encoding NUT family member 2F-like, with protein sequence MNFNPGAHMSAFQGLPFLPAAPVPTHQLFWEPPLAPRVTTPISQGNPLVLSTYPGPPYVPGLSTLGQHAPQLRPAGPPHIQNIAHTQAPLNYRAPGAFCGGVEHPAPFLTAPSALRTTVPTSASGGIQNYGIHWHLGLRPPAPRPFAQLAPIMFPMNARQWPGTVYGAGAPPIFPAAVVPPDDSGGHPSVYENFRRWQRFKTLVRRHLPQTPDVEALSCFLIPVLRSLSRREPTMTMEEGLRKGLQEWQRTSNFDRMVFYETSQKFMEFEAAEEMEDPRMQLSGVFQCRPPPVPPMLQLSKPPVLEAFQRPGCTSRKTNPKIQPACSLAAKSKAPETKVPETKARKTKARKNKVARTKGPETKAPEEIPPEAIQEYMDIMDELFGPTNLAPWEPSHLSTEELAEILGEEGLEQHPIEDLYPDSSLLSYVDEDLVKKAENIIHPRFLEEILSSKPHINILALSKELDQEEGLTPDQVEREGGSPSRPACEEAALQGPQGHGMSQQDSRASQAPANQGAEKRKHHTDQGAIMEDLSTEIASQVLKRHRAMEPELLGTKDTAVLNGHHGSSSLGAVCSNRPPQDCRSSSLNLGNKGVVGPRKSTSAGGPHKTANGCSVDDDLQSLDFLFSSPHRLLPWGLSQSQVPPIETLCSGDQPLQAPPPKRGRLSYHHPPGAMTMKSALTGRSCNVEKMPCTGPPVQVIGGQGVDLELGGTSQPQKRKCVSSGNQKKKRP encoded by the exons ATGAACTTCAATCCTGGTGCCCACATGTCTGCGTTCCAGGGCCTGCCCTTTCTTCCAGCTGCCCCTGTGCCAACACACCAGCTGTTCTGGGAGCCGCCCCTGGCACCAAGGGTGACTACACCCATCTCCCAGGGTAACCCTCTGGTGCTGTCCACTTACCCTGGACCACCATATGTGCCAGGGCTGTCCACCCTAGGACAACATGCGCCACAACTGAGGCCAGCAGGGCCTCCTcatattcagaacattgcccacaCTCAGGCACCCCTCAACTACAGGGCCCCAGGGGCCTTCTGTGGGGGTGTGGAGCATCCTGCTCCATTCCTCACGGCACCTTCTGCCCTGAGGACCACTGTGCCTACCTCAGCCAGTGGGGGGATCCAGAACTATGGGATCCACTGGCACCTGGGCCTTCGCCCTCCAGCACCACGGCCATTTGCCCAGCTGGCCCCCATCATGTTCCCAATGAATGCGCGCCAGTGGCCAGGTACAGTGTATGGGGCAGGTGCACCACCCATCTTCCCGGCTGCAGTGGTGCCACCAGATGACTCCGGTGGACATCCCAGCGTCTATGAGAACTTCCGGCGCTGGCAGCGCTTCAAGACCCTGGTCCGCAGGCACCTTCCTCAGACTCCTGACGTGGAAGCACTTTCCTGCTTCCTCAT CCCAGTGCTTCGGTCTCTGTCCCGACGGGAGCCCACCATGACCATGGAAGAGGGCCTGCGGAAGGGTTTGCAGGAATGGCAGCGCACCAGCAACTTTGACCGGATGGTCTTCTATGAGACCTCACAAAA GTTCATGGAGTTTGAGGCTGCAGAGGAGATGGAGGATCCAAGGATGCAGCTGTCAGGGGTCTTCCAGTGCCGACCTCCTCCTGTACCTCCAATGCTGCAACTTTCAAAACCGCCAGTCCTTGAGGCTTTCCAAAGGCCAG GGTGCACCTCCAGAAAGACCAACCCCAAAATACAGCCTGCCTGCTCATTAGCAGCCAAATCGAAGGCACCAGAGACCAAGGTGCCTGAGACAAAGGCACGCAAAACCAAGGCGCGGAAGAACAAGGTGGCCAGGACCAAAGGGCCTGAGACCAAGGCGCCCGAGGAGATCCCACCTGAAGCCATCCAAGAGTACATGGACATCATGGATGAGCTATTCGGGCCGACCAACCTTGCCCCATGGGAGCCCTCCCACTTGTCCACAGAAGAGCTTGCTGAGATCTTGGGAGAGGAAGGACTGGAGCAACATCCAATAGAGGATTTATACCCAGATTCAAGTCTCCTGAGCTATGTTGATGAGGATTTGGTCAAGAAG GCAGAGAACATAATTCACCCCCGCTTCCTGGAAGAAATACTTTCCTctaaaccacatataaatatcTTGGCCCTATCAAAAGAGCTCGACCAGGAGGAAGGACTCACGCCTGACCaggtagagagggaaggagggtccCCCAGTAGACCAG CTTGTGAAGAAGCAGCTCTTCAGGGTCCTCAAGGTCATGGTATGTCCCAACAGGACTCAAGAGCTTCCCAGGCACCTGCCAACCAAGGTGCAGAGAAACGGAAACATCACACTGATCAAGGGGCCATCATGGAGGACCTGTCCACAGAGATTGCTTCCCAGGTCTTGAAGAGGCACAGGGCCATGGAGCCAGAGTTGCTGGGAACGAAGGACACTGCTGTCCTCAACGGCCATCACGGGTCTTCCTCATTGGGGGCCGTCTGCTCCAACCGTCCTCCCCAGGACTGCAGATCCTCCTCCTTAAACCTGGGGAACAAAGGCGTAGTGGGACCCAGAAAATCCACTTCTGCTGGGGGGCCACATAAGACAGCCAATGGCTGCAGTGTGGACGATGACCTCCAAAGCCTGGATTTCCTCTTTAGCTCCCCGCACCGCCTGCTGCCCTGGGGACTGTCCCAGAGCCAGGTCCCTCCAATAGAAACCCTGTGCTCAGGAGACCAACCActccaggccccacctcccaagAGGGGACGCCTCAGCTACCACCATCCTCCAGGTGCCATGACCATGAAGAGCGCTCTCACTGGACGCTCATGCAATGTGGAAAAGATGCCCTGCACTGGGCCTCCCGTCCAGGTCATTGGAGGGCAAGGTGTGGACCTGGAGCTAGGTGGGACCTCACAGCCTCAGAAGAGAAAGTGTGTGTCATCTGGCAACCAGAAGAAGAAGAGGCCCTGA